The following coding sequences are from one Musa acuminata AAA Group cultivar baxijiao chromosome BXJ2-4, Cavendish_Baxijiao_AAA, whole genome shotgun sequence window:
- the LOC103974792 gene encoding vacuolar-sorting receptor 6, with product MASLRRWLALFAVLAAAASTGSVSGRFVVEKNGVRVIRPEHIRGRHDAAIANFGVPHYGGTLLGVVMYPDKNTTACDAFDGTPFKFRSRRPVILLVDRGDCYFALKAWNAQQAGAAAVLVADNTDEPLLTMDNPEESQASDYVDKISIPSAFINREFGETLKKALAKGTDQVVVKLDWRESMPHPDERVEYEFWTNSNDECGPRCDEQMSFVKNFRGHAQLLEKGGFTQFTPHYITWYCPEAFLLSKQCKAQCINRGRYCAPDPEQDFDAGYDGKDVVIENLRQLCVHRVANETGRPWVWWDFVTDYHVRCSMKDKKYSRDCAQDVIKSLGLPLDKITKCMGDPDADVENDVLRMEQELQIGHDSRGDVTILPTLVINNVQYRGKLERSAVLKAICAGFKESTEPPVCLNGDIETNECLRSNGGCWQDSKSNITACKDTFRGRLCVCPMVNNVQYQGDGYTSCEAVGPGRCAMDNGGCWSETRDGQTFSACSDSVLTGCRCPAGFHGDGYQCEDTDECKEKLACSCPECSCKNTWGGYDCKCKGNQLYIKGEDTCIAKNMSRFGWILTLLVLSCVAGAGIAGYLFYKYRLRSYMDSEIMAIMSQYMPLDNHNNEIQPLRQDSTA from the exons ATGGCGAGTCTCCGGCGATGGCTCGCTTTATTTGCGGTCCTGGCAGCAGCGGCATCCACAGGGTCGGTGTCCGGCCGGTTCGTGGTCGAGAAGAACGGCGTGAGAGTGATCCGCCCGGAGCACATCAGGGGGCGCCACGACGCCGCCATCGCCAACTTCGGCGTGCCGCATTACGGGGGGACCTTGTTGGGCGTCGTCATGTACCCTGACAAGAACACCACCGCGTGCGACGCCTTCGACGGCACCCCCTTCAAGTTCCGGTCCAGGCGCCCTGTTATTCTGCTTGTTGATCGAGGAG ATTGCTACTTCGCTTTGAAGGCATGGAACGCGCAGCAAGCCGGTGCTGCAGCAGTTCTGGTCGCCGACAACACCGACGAGCCTCTGCTCACCATGGACAACCCTGAGGAGAGCCAAGCCTCGGACTACGTCGACAAGATCTCCATCCCCTCCGCCTTCATCAACCGTGAATTCGGCGAGACCCTCAAGAAGGCCTTGGCGAAGGGGACCGACCAGGTTGTGGTGAAGTTGGACTGGAGAGAGTCGATGCCTCACCCCGACGAGAGGGTGGAGTACGAGTTCTGGACGAACAGCAACGACGAGTGCGGGCCTCGGTGCGACGAGCAGATGAGCTTCGTCAAGAACTTCAGGGGCCACGCCCAGCTGCTGGAGAAGGGAGGTTTCACTCAGTTCACCCCTCACTACATCACCTGGTACTGCCCTGAGGCCTTCCTGCTCAGCAAGCAGTGCAAAGCCCAGTGCATCAACAGGGGTAGATACTGCGCTCCGGATCCCGAGCAGGACTTCGACGCGGGGTACGACGGCAAGGATGTGGTGATCGAGAACTTGAGGCAGCTTTGCGTTCACAGAGTCGCGAACGAGACCGGTCGGCCGTGGGTATGGTGGGACTTCGTCACCGATTACCATGTCAGGTGTTCGATGAaggacaagaagtacagcagagaCTGCGCCCAAGACGTCATCAAATCCCTTG GGTTGCCTCTGGACAAGATCACCAAATGCATGGGTGATCCTGATGCTGATGTCGAGAATGATGTCCTAAGAATGGAGCAAGAACTCCAG ATTGGACATGATTCTCGTGGAGATGTGACTATCTTACCCACCTTGGTCATAAACAATGTTCAGTATCGAG GGAAACTGGAGAGGAGTGCTGTGCTAAAAGCAATATGTGCAGGATTCAAAGAGTCAACCGAGCCTCCTGTCTGCTTGAATGGAG ATATCGAGACAAACGAATGCCTTCGATCAAATGGTGGTTGTTGGCAAGACTCAAAGTCAAATATCACAGCCTGCAAG GATACTTTCAGAGGAAGACTGTGTGTATGCCCTATGGTTAACAATGTTCAGTATCAAGGAGATGGATACACATCTTGTGAAG CTGTTGGACCAGGAAGATGTGCAATGGACAATGGAGGCTGCTGGTCTGAGACTCGAGATGGACAAACATTTTCGGCATGCTCG GACTCGGTGTTGACCGGTTGTCGCTGTCCTGCTGGATTCCATGGTGATGGTTATCAGTGTGAAG ATACCGATGAATGCAAGGAGAAGCTTGCCTGCAGCTGCCCTGAGTGCTCCTGTAAGAATACATGGGGTGGATATGACTGCAAGTGCAAGGGCAACCAGTTGTACATAAAAGGGGAGGACACTTGCATAG CCAAGAATATGTCAAGATTTGGATGGATATTGACACTCTTAGTTCTTTCATGTGTGGCTGGTGCTGGAATAGCAGGCTATTTATTCTACAAATACAGGCTCAGA TCTTACATGGACTCTGAGATCATGGCTATCATGTCCCAGTACATGCCACTTGATAACCACAACAATGAGATCCAACCTCTGAGACAAGATTCAACAGCCTGA